GTCGGTTCGACATGAACGCGCAGATCGGTGACTCGAGACGGTGGAAGGATGTCCAAAGCTTCTGGCTCTTGTCCAAAAGTTGACGAGTTGGATGTTGAGGATGGAGAGCTGACAAATTGGCTACTTCCGGCGCTGATAACTTCACCCGGAACCAGTCGACTATAAGCTCCAGTCAATTCACGGCGTTCCAGTGGCACTCGAATCACGCTTCCTGCAGCATTCAACGGAATCTAtgtgagaaaattttttaaaaaagctgattccattttaaaattatatctAATTCGAAATTACCAATTTGTTTGGAGGTCGGAGATGTGCGGATAGTGTAGGCCCTTCCGTCCATGGCGTCGACGGATAGCGTGATGGAATAAGTTCCAGTGCCTCTAAAGTATTTACCGAAATAACGATCTAGTAAACTCCATCGCCTCGAGTAATATCAGGATCTGAATATAAAACCCAGAAAAAATTTGCGTTTCAATTAAGAAAAACTGtcgaaaattaaatattttcccgaTAAAAGTTAATTATACCTGCTTTGCCGTCGTCAAATAACTGGTCCAGGACCAGTGTGTTGTTGCTGAAGAAATCTTAATTGGTTGACCGTGAATGTTGGCTGGCGTTTGGGTaatattgaataattgcccGAACTCTGGCCCATGAAAGGATCCATGTAAAAAGTTCCGTTGACCCAGCCGCTGGCCGAATCGCTGCCAAATAATTCTTGCTCGTGCACCtgtaacaacaacatcagaaaaaatgaaataaaatgagtCAATAACGCGTAactctcaatcaaacatcgaCTGTAGCTACACATACACATAGTCCAAATTGTGAAAAGCCAGCGGGAATTAATGTAAAATTCCTTAAATGTAAAATTTCAggtaaaaaagggggagagcGGTTGTGTGGGCGTGCCTTGATAATTCCAATAATTCCAACAAGTTTGATTACATTCAAAAGGAAGAACTGAGCTAAGGAGGCACTATAGGGACGATTATTGGTCGTACAAAGAAAATGGcgtaaaaaaacatgaaaatattattttttaaacattcctCTTTGTGAACTTTGTTGGGCCATGCAGATTGTATTGATTAATACATCACTGAATACGTAAAAGTCTAATGATACACGAACGTCACCTGTTCCTATTCCTACGCCCCCACCACTTCAGTTTACCTTAAATTTGTACTTATAAAGTTTACTTTCGATTACGTAGAGATGTCTAACTATTCCATATTTGAGTTTCTTGGCTTAGTGGCGACGAGTAACATGATTGGCGTACCATCACTCGGCATACTGTACGCCAGTTAAAATCGCGTTTTTTGAAACCGTTACTAGAAGCCGCAAGCCGAGAACTTCTCATCGAATGGACAGTTAAAGCTACGTTAAATGACTCTAAAATAAATGTGTACTTATACATTGTACAAAAGTGGAAATATCTATGGCGTTACGGGAATTAATCGAACTAAGCTTACACCTTTGATataggtaataataaaattctgaTGCCGCGTTCTTATTCATCAAGATGCGACAAAATATGCTCACTTTGCAATAAAATGATTATTCATTAAGAAGGCGCACATTAAGTCTATACTCTATATTAATACAAAATCCgttgtcaattttttcttgtcttgacGCAGAAGATACacaggagagagaaaggagggAGGGTGAGCATTTCCCCAGGCAAGCGGGCCCGACTGCTGTAGTCCTTAAACCGCCTAAAACTTTCAGTTGATTAGCAGTTCTCTTCTCTACTCTGTCGTAGTGATTCGACTCCTGAGAGAAGAACGTCTACAGTACAGTACAGCAACTTCACCTGAATTTATCATGGCTGTCAAAACTGGTTATTGGAATATTCGTGGGGTGAGTAAACATGAAATAGCATTCaagtgtttttcttatgtactACTTTGTTTTCCAAACTGTGTTCAAGACTGTGTTTGACAATTTTGGTGTAAATAATTATATTAGTACATGCAACCCATTCGACTTCTTTTGGCCCATGCCGGGGTTGAGTATGAGGACAAGCGATATAATGTTGGACCGGCTCCCGATTACGACAGGAGTGAGTggtttaacgacaaatttaacCTTGGTCTGGATTTCCCGAATGTAGGTATCTTTAAATATGCCATTTAATgaacatgaagaaaaagatgcaTCTTTAGTGTCCTTATTACATTGATGAAGATGTCAAGCTTTCACAAACTTTTGCCATTCTGAAGTATTTGGGGCGCAAACATAACATGGCAGccaagaatgaggaggagcaAATAAGAATGGACTTGATAGAGGCAGAAGCCATTGACATGCGTACAAAGTGGTCAACACTATGCTACATTGCTGATTTTGTGAGTAATATCaactttctctattttttatgttgaccattcttattatttttgttatcaaCTGCAtaggaaaaaatgaaaccaGAATACTTGAAAAATGCCCCAGTGAAGTTAAAAGAAGTTTCCACCTTTCTGGGGAGTCATCCGTATTTTGCAGGACAGAATGTATgatgaaatttcatttaaaaccttcagtaacctatatatttttcttaatttttttttataattgaatTCTTTAAAGATTACCTACATTGACTTTGTAATCTATGAGTTGTTGGACCAGAACTCTCAATTGATTCCTGGGTTACTTGATGAATTCCCTAATCTGAAAGAATTTCAAGCCAGAATCGCAGGGCTAGAGAAAGTCGCGGCCTACCTTAGTTCGGATAAATGCATCAAGTATCCATTAAATGGACCTACGGCCCACTGGGGTGGAAACTAaacaaatgtttcatctatgGTACACACCACTATCTTCTGTgaatttaatctttttttttgttagattTTACGAGATAAATTTGTATTATTAAGTTATTCAACATTCCTTGTTAATGGGCAATACAACGTTaacgaaaaatgttgttcttATTGATTACTGTTCATAAAGATTCTTTGTGCAATACTCTATAAACGGAACAAGACGGAGCGTTGGAGGCTTGCGGCCGTGTATTTAGAGTTGCGCAGGTCACGTTTGTCATCAAAGATACATTTATGACTATCACAGTATCAGGATGTACTCGATTGTTGAAAACTAAAGTATTCATAATTTTGGATAGGAATTATTAACATTTCGTCTAAACATTGGAAATGCGCAATTGCGTATCAATCGCTTTATCCGTTCACACATTGTATTATGCCCTTTCCCATCCCTCAACTTTGTAATCTATTTCCTAAGCGCACAGGCTTACTGAGT
This sequence is a window from Daphnia pulicaria isolate SC F1-1A chromosome 7, SC_F0-13Bv2, whole genome shotgun sequence. Protein-coding genes within it:
- the LOC124350766 gene encoding glutathione S-transferase Mu 6-like, yielding MAVKTGYWNIRGYMQPIRLLLAHAGVEYEDKRYNVGPAPDYDRSEWFNDKFNLGLDFPNCPYYIDEDVKLSQTFAILKYLGRKHNMAAKNEEEQIRMDLIEAEAIDMRTKWSTLCYIADFEKMKPEYLKNAPVKLKEVSTFLGSHPYFAGQNITYIDFVIYELLDQNSQLIPGLLDEFPNLKEFQARIAGLEKVAAYLSSDKCIKYPLNGPTAHWGGN